In one window of Pseudomonas sp. IAC-BECa141 DNA:
- a CDS encoding iron-sulfur-binding ferredoxin reductase translates to MPELRVGERQWSVAAGSNLLDALNQNGVAVPYSCRAGSCHACLVQCVRGLPADSRPDALSAEQRDQGWRLACQCQVIEDLQVHTFDPVTDGRPATVEALDWLGDSVLRLRLTPQRPLRYSAGQHLVLWAGHIARPYSLASLPEEDRFLEFHLDCREPGEFSDAARRLQIGDPIRLGELRGGALHYDPDWHDRPLWLLAAGTGLGPLFGVLREALRHDHRGAIRVIHLAHDADGHYLVKPLEALAAQRENLSVECWTAAELPGALAQLRLVSRQTLALVCGSTASVDAFAKRLFLAGLPRNQLLADVFLSRD, encoded by the coding sequence ATGCCTGAACTGCGGGTCGGTGAGCGACAGTGGTCGGTGGCGGCGGGCAGCAATCTGCTCGATGCTCTCAATCAGAACGGTGTAGCGGTGCCTTATAGCTGCCGCGCCGGCAGTTGCCACGCGTGTCTGGTGCAATGCGTGCGGGGTTTGCCTGCTGACAGTCGTCCGGATGCCCTCAGCGCGGAGCAACGTGATCAGGGCTGGCGCCTGGCCTGTCAGTGTCAGGTGATCGAGGATTTGCAGGTGCACACCTTCGATCCCGTCACCGATGGTCGCCCGGCCACGGTCGAAGCGCTGGACTGGCTCGGCGACAGCGTGTTGCGATTGCGCCTGACACCCCAGCGGCCGTTGCGCTACAGCGCCGGCCAGCATCTGGTGCTGTGGGCCGGTCACATCGCGCGGCCGTATTCGCTGGCGAGCCTGCCGGAGGAAGACCGCTTTCTTGAGTTTCACCTTGATTGCCGCGAGCCCGGCGAATTCAGCGATGCCGCGCGCCGCTTGCAGATCGGCGACCCCATCCGCCTCGGCGAACTGCGCGGCGGTGCGCTGCATTACGACCCTGACTGGCATGACCGGCCGCTGTGGCTATTGGCCGCCGGTACCGGGCTCGGCCCGTTGTTCGGGGTGTTGCGCGAAGCCTTGCGTCACGATCATCGGGGCGCCATTCGTGTCATTCACCTGGCCCATGATGCCGACGGGCATTACCTGGTCAAACCCCTTGAGGCACTGGCCGCGCAGCGGGAAAACCTCAGCGTCGAATGCTGGACGGCGGCCGAGTTGCCGGGCGCTTTGGCGCAACTGCGCCTTGTCTCCCGACAAACCCTGGCTTTAGTCTGCGGCTCGACTGCCAGCGTCGACGCGTTTGCCAAGCGTCTGTTCCTGGCCGGACTGCCGCGCAATCAACTGCTGGCCGATGTCTTCCTCAGCCGTGATTGA
- a CDS encoding PilZ domain-containing protein, whose amino-acid sequence MFTDRRIERHQLPYFLRVFNSVTDKPIGFLGNVSEDGLMLISQLPMMIGAEFKLRLKIPLGDGCQQVIDLSACCLWCHEEATPRYYDAGFSLFRTPPEYGQLVEALKQYFSFQPLPASA is encoded by the coding sequence ATGTTTACCGACCGTCGAATCGAACGGCACCAGTTGCCGTATTTTCTGCGAGTGTTCAACAGCGTCACCGACAAACCCATCGGCTTTCTGGGCAACGTCTCCGAAGACGGGCTGATGCTGATCAGCCAGTTGCCGATGATGATCGGTGCCGAATTCAAACTGCGTCTGAAAATCCCCTTGGGCGATGGCTGCCAGCAGGTGATCGACCTCAGCGCCTGCTGCCTGTGGTGCCATGAAGAGGCCACGCCCCGGTATTACGATGCCGGCTTCAGCCTGTTCCGCACCCCGCCGGAATACGGGCAACTGGTCGAGGCATTGAAGCAGTACTTCAGTTTTCAGCCGTTGCCGGCTTCGGCCTGA
- a CDS encoding sensor domain-containing diguanylate cyclase yields the protein MTHNAIQRLLLKRFALAAATYGLALLLLWLAYFTGHYNDSLAGVAVGSALVVISQATLFAVFFSGANLRFSDPSLTEAQVMLGLGWQTWLIAHLEEARGEFLVFYVLILLFGLFHLSRRAFVRCAMLVFFSFCAITLWDGYHFQLPDPALAALQVCLLLIVLVWLVIYARFVQTSRQRMRQRRFALQAHQDTLRGMMRQLEDLVATDELTGLFNRRHFLRLATRELNAMEADVVHGLALIDLDHFKRINDLHGHAAGDQVLQAFAGVAGACLRDGDVLARYGGEEFVVLLPDCNAERLTACCERLRIAFTDVELVGLNVKNLSLSAGMTLLELGDDLDEALQRADQALYRAKRDGRNRCAAAWENVDA from the coding sequence TTGACCCATAACGCCATTCAACGTCTTTTGCTCAAACGCTTCGCCCTCGCTGCAGCCACCTATGGATTGGCTTTGCTGCTGCTGTGGCTGGCGTATTTCACTGGTCACTACAACGATTCGCTGGCCGGCGTCGCCGTCGGCAGCGCGCTGGTGGTGATCAGCCAGGCGACCCTGTTCGCGGTGTTTTTCTCGGGCGCCAACCTGCGCTTCTCCGATCCGAGCCTGACTGAAGCACAAGTAATGCTCGGCCTCGGCTGGCAGACGTGGCTGATCGCGCATCTGGAAGAAGCCCGGGGCGAGTTCCTGGTCTTTTATGTACTGATCCTGTTGTTCGGCCTGTTCCATCTGTCACGCCGGGCATTCGTGCGCTGCGCGATGCTGGTGTTCTTCAGTTTCTGCGCCATCACTTTGTGGGACGGCTATCACTTCCAGTTACCTGACCCGGCGCTGGCCGCGTTGCAGGTGTGCCTCCTGCTGATCGTGCTGGTGTGGCTGGTGATCTATGCCCGTTTCGTCCAGACCTCGCGGCAACGCATGCGCCAGCGCCGGTTCGCCTTGCAGGCGCATCAGGACACCCTGCGCGGGATGATGCGCCAGCTCGAAGATCTGGTCGCCACCGACGAACTGACCGGGCTGTTCAATCGCCGGCATTTTCTGCGCCTGGCCACCCGCGAGCTGAACGCGATGGAGGCCGACGTGGTACATGGTCTGGCGCTGATCGACCTCGACCACTTCAAGCGCATCAACGACCTGCACGGCCATGCCGCCGGCGATCAGGTGCTGCAAGCGTTCGCCGGGGTGGCCGGTGCCTGCCTGCGCGACGGCGACGTGCTGGCGCGTTATGGTGGTGAAGAATTCGTGGTGCTGCTGCCCGATTGCAACGCCGAGCGCCTGACCGCCTGTTGCGAACGCCTGCGCATCGCCTTCACCGACGTTGAACTGGTGGGCCTGAATGTGAAAAACCTGAGTCTTTCGGCCGGCATGACCTTGCTGGAACTGGGCGATGATCTGGACGAAGCCTTGCAGCGCGCCGATCAGGCGCTGTACCGGGCCAAGCGTGACGGGCGCAACCGTTGCGCAGCGGCGTGGGAGAACGTCGATGCCTGA
- the pyk gene encoding pyruvate kinase, giving the protein MSVRRTKIVATLGPASNSPEVLEQLILAGLDVARLNFSHGTPDEHKARAKLVRDLAAKHGRFVALLGDLQGPKIRIAKFANKRIELKIGDKFTFSTSHPLTEGNQQVVGIDYPDLVKDCGVGDELLLDDGRVVMRVETATATELNCVVTIGGPLSDHKGINRRGGGLTAPALTEKDKADIKLAAEMEVDYLAVSFPRDAADMNYARQLRDEAGGTAWLVAKIERAEAVADDETLDGLIKASDAVMVARGDLGVEIGDAELVGIQKKIILHARRHNKAVIVATQMMESMIQNPMPTRAEVSDVANAVLDYTDAVMLSAESAAGAYPLEAVQAMARICVGAEKHPTSKTSSHRIGKEFERCDESIALATMYTANHFPGVKAIIALTESGYTPLIMSRIRSSVPIYCFTPHREAQARAAMFRGVYTVPFDPASLAPNEVSQKAIDELVKRGVVEKGDWVILTKGDSYHTTGGTNGMKILHVGDPQV; this is encoded by the coding sequence ATGTCCGTCCGTCGTACCAAAATCGTCGCTACCCTTGGCCCGGCCAGTAACTCGCCGGAAGTTCTCGAACAGCTGATTCTGGCTGGCCTGGACGTCGCCCGTCTGAACTTCTCCCACGGCACCCCCGACGAGCACAAGGCTCGCGCGAAGCTGGTGCGTGACCTCGCTGCCAAGCACGGCCGCTTCGTCGCCCTGCTGGGTGACCTGCAAGGCCCGAAAATCCGCATCGCCAAATTCGCCAACAAGCGCATCGAGCTGAAGATCGGTGACAAGTTCACTTTCTCCACCAGCCATCCGCTGACCGAAGGCAACCAGCAGGTTGTCGGCATCGACTACCCGGACCTGGTCAAGGACTGCGGCGTGGGCGACGAGCTGCTGCTCGACGACGGCCGCGTGGTCATGCGCGTTGAAACCGCCACCGCCACCGAGCTGAACTGCGTCGTGACCATCGGCGGCCCGCTGTCCGACCATAAAGGCATCAACCGTCGCGGTGGCGGCCTGACCGCACCGGCCCTGACTGAAAAAGACAAGGCCGACATCAAGCTCGCCGCTGAAATGGAAGTCGACTACCTCGCCGTGTCCTTCCCGCGTGACGCCGCCGACATGAACTACGCCCGTCAACTGCGCGACGAAGCCGGCGGCACTGCCTGGCTGGTGGCGAAGATCGAACGCGCCGAAGCCGTGGCCGACGACGAAACCCTCGACGGCCTGATCAAGGCTTCCGACGCTGTGATGGTTGCCCGTGGTGACCTGGGCGTGGAAATCGGCGACGCCGAGCTGGTGGGCATCCAGAAGAAAATCATTCTGCACGCACGCCGCCACAACAAGGCGGTGATCGTGGCGACCCAGATGATGGAGTCGATGATCCAGAACCCGATGCCGACCCGCGCCGAAGTGTCCGACGTGGCCAACGCCGTGCTCGACTATACCGACGCCGTGATGCTGTCGGCCGAATCCGCTGCCGGCGCTTACCCGCTGGAAGCCGTGCAGGCGATGGCGCGCATCTGCGTCGGCGCTGAAAAGCACCCGACCAGCAAGACGTCCAGCCACCGCATCGGCAAGGAATTCGAGCGTTGCGACGAGAGCATCGCGCTGGCGACCATGTACACCGCCAACCACTTCCCGGGCGTCAAGGCGATCATCGCACTGACCGAAAGCGGCTACACCCCGCTGATCATGTCGCGTATCCGTTCGTCGGTGCCGATCTACTGCTTCACCCCGCACCGCGAAGCCCAGGCCCGCGCGGCAATGTTCCGTGGCGTGTACACCGTGCCGTTCGACCCGGCGTCGCTGGCCCCGAACGAAGTCAGTCAGAAAGCCATCGACGAGCTGGTCAAGCGCGGCGTGGTGGAGAAAGGCGACTGGGTGATCCTGACCAAGGGCGACAGCTACCACACCACCGGCGGCACCAACGGCATGAAGATCCTGCACGTGGGCGACCCGCAGGTCTGA
- a CDS encoding tetratricopeptide repeat protein produces the protein MRFVPIAALALSVLAVTGCTRWSMNHHLNNAYSAYDRGNCEQVMLELSKVERASRARPYVWPEVSMMRGQCLERQKMFVDAAQTYQFIIASYPNSEYAYRARARLETLQSLGHYPTRSAAAVVRPTRF, from the coding sequence ATGCGATTCGTGCCCATTGCCGCCCTTGCCCTCAGCGTCCTCGCCGTCACGGGCTGCACCCGTTGGTCGATGAACCATCATTTGAACAACGCTTACAGCGCCTATGACCGGGGCAACTGCGAGCAGGTGATGCTCGAGCTGTCCAAGGTCGAACGCGCCAGCCGCGCCCGGCCTTACGTGTGGCCGGAAGTCTCGATGATGCGCGGCCAGTGCCTTGAGCGGCAGAAAATGTTCGTCGATGCGGCGCAGACCTACCAGTTCATCATCGCCTCGTACCCCAACAGCGAATACGCCTACCGCGCCCGTGCGCGTCTGGAAACCCTGCAGAGCCTGGGTCACTACCCGACTCGCAGCGCAGCCGCCGTGGTGCGTCCAACCCGATTCTGA
- a CDS encoding DUF6124 family protein: MKKPVPNPPSDTDPKDPTDQPDTVSPYASIDSKKLHDAAHKALDFYLNPKAEKPRNSVDRGMQMFKVDPEINPEAIAIQTYETFSSVSILLLDLADSLDDKPRHLAMAIYQLSEMGLLLAQRTLDNERAIAIGA; encoded by the coding sequence ATGAAAAAACCAGTTCCAAATCCTCCTTCGGACACCGATCCAAAGGACCCGACCGATCAACCCGATACGGTCTCCCCCTACGCTTCCATCGATTCAAAGAAACTCCACGACGCGGCCCACAAGGCCCTCGATTTCTACCTCAATCCCAAGGCCGAAAAACCGCGCAATTCCGTGGATCGCGGCATGCAGATGTTCAAGGTCGATCCCGAGATCAACCCCGAGGCAATCGCCATCCAGACCTACGAGACCTTTTCTTCAGTGAGCATTCTGCTGCTCGACCTGGCCGACAGCCTGGACGACAAGCCGCGGCATCTGGCGATGGCGATCTATCAGTTGAGCGAGATGGGATTGCTGCTGGCGCAGAGGACGCTGGATAACGAGCGGGCGATTGCGATAGGCGCGTAA
- a CDS encoding enoyl-CoA hydratase-related protein, with protein MPEAILLHRERGLLTLRLNRPDKKNALTRAMYSQLAEALKQAGSDPEINAVLITGSTECFTAGNDIADFIQQPPSDLDSPVFHFMLELLECRKPVIAAVAGAAVGIGTTLLLHCDLVYVARDARLRMPFVNLGLCPEFGSSLILPRLLGQAKASELLLLGEGFTGEQAAQWGIATEALGSGEAALARAREMALRFDELPAEAVRISKQLMRAPDRELIRKVIEEEGALFTQRLRSPEALAALTGFIKRH; from the coding sequence ATGCCCGAAGCCATCCTGCTGCACCGCGAACGCGGTTTGCTGACCCTGCGCCTCAACCGCCCGGACAAGAAAAACGCCCTGACCCGCGCCATGTACAGCCAGTTGGCCGAGGCGCTGAAACAGGCCGGCAGCGACCCGGAAATCAACGCCGTGCTGATCACCGGCAGCACCGAGTGCTTCACCGCCGGCAACGACATCGCCGACTTCATCCAGCAACCGCCGAGCGACCTCGACAGCCCGGTGTTCCACTTCATGCTTGAACTGCTCGAATGCCGCAAACCGGTGATCGCTGCCGTGGCCGGGGCGGCGGTGGGGATCGGCACCACGCTGTTGCTGCATTGCGATCTGGTTTATGTGGCGCGGGATGCGCGGTTGCGCATGCCGTTCGTCAATCTCGGGTTGTGCCCGGAGTTCGGTTCCAGCCTGATCCTGCCGCGATTGCTCGGGCAGGCCAAGGCGTCGGAACTGTTGCTGCTCGGTGAAGGTTTTACCGGTGAGCAAGCGGCGCAATGGGGGATTGCCACCGAAGCGCTGGGCAGTGGCGAAGCCGCATTGGCCAGGGCGCGGGAAATGGCGCTGCGGTTTGACGAGCTGCCGGCGGAGGCGGTACGCATCAGCAAACAATTAATGCGCGCGCCGGATCGGGAATTGATTCGCAAGGTGATCGAAGAGGAGGGGGCGTTGTTCACCCAGCGGCTGCGCTCGCCAGAGGCGTTGGCGGCGCTGACCGGGTTCATCAAACGGCATTGA
- a CDS encoding fumarate hydratase, with amino-acid sequence MTVIKQDDLIQSVADALQFISYYHPVDFIQAMHEAYLREESPAARDSMAQILINSRMCATGHRPICQDTGIVTVFVRVGMDVRWDGATMSLDDMINEGVRRAYNLPENVLRASILADPAGARKNTKDNTPAVIHYSIVPGNTVEVDVAAKGGGSENKSKMAMLNPSDSIVDWVLKTVPTMGAGWCPPGMLGIGIGGTAEKAAVMAKEVLMESIDIHELKARGPQNRIEEMRLELFEKVNQLGIGAQGLGGLTTVLDVKIMDYPTHAASLPVCMIPNCAATRHAHFVLDGSGPASLEAPPLDAYPEIVWEAGPSARRVNLDTLTPEEVQSWKPGETVLLNGKMLTGRDAAHKRMVEMLNKGETLPVDLKGRFIYYVGPVDPVGDEVVGPAGPTTATRMDKFTRQILEQTGLLGMIGKSERGPTAIDAIKDNKAVYLMAVGGAAYLVAQAIKKSKVLAFAELGMEAIYEFEVKDMPVTVAVDSKGESVHITGPAIWQQKISESLAVEVQ; translated from the coding sequence ATGACCGTGATCAAGCAAGACGACCTGATTCAGAGCGTTGCCGACGCCCTGCAGTTCATTTCCTACTACCACCCCGTGGACTTCATCCAGGCGATGCACGAAGCCTACCTGCGCGAAGAATCGCCAGCGGCCCGTGATTCGATGGCGCAGATCCTGATCAACTCGCGCATGTGCGCCACCGGCCACCGGCCGATCTGCCAGGACACCGGCATCGTGACCGTGTTCGTGCGTGTGGGCATGGACGTGCGCTGGGATGGCGCGACGATGAGCCTGGACGACATGATCAACGAAGGCGTGCGCCGCGCCTACAACCTGCCGGAAAACGTCCTGCGTGCCTCGATTCTCGCCGACCCGGCGGGCGCTCGTAAAAACACCAAGGACAACACCCCGGCGGTCATCCACTACTCCATCGTTCCGGGCAATACCGTGGAAGTGGACGTGGCGGCCAAGGGCGGCGGTTCCGAGAACAAGTCGAAAATGGCCATGCTCAACCCGTCCGACTCGATCGTCGACTGGGTACTGAAGACCGTTCCGACCATGGGCGCCGGCTGGTGCCCGCCGGGCATGCTGGGCATCGGCATCGGCGGCACCGCCGAGAAAGCCGCTGTGATGGCCAAGGAAGTGTTGATGGAGTCCATCGACATTCACGAGCTCAAAGCCCGTGGCCCGCAGAACCGCATCGAAGAAATGCGTCTGGAACTGTTCGAGAAGGTTAACCAGCTGGGCATCGGCGCCCAGGGCCTCGGTGGCCTGACCACCGTGCTCGACGTGAAAATCATGGATTATCCGACCCACGCAGCTTCCCTGCCGGTGTGCATGATCCCGAACTGCGCCGCGACCCGTCACGCGCACTTCGTGCTCGACGGTTCCGGCCCTGCCTCGCTGGAGGCGCCACCGCTGGACGCCTACCCGGAAATCGTCTGGGAAGCCGGCCCGTCGGCCCGTCGCGTCAACCTCGACACCCTGACCCCGGAAGAGGTGCAGAGCTGGAAGCCGGGCGAAACCGTCCTGCTCAACGGCAAGATGCTCACCGGTCGCGACGCTGCGCACAAGCGCATGGTCGAGATGCTGAACAAGGGCGAAACCCTGCCGGTTGATCTGAAAGGCCGCTTCATCTACTACGTCGGCCCGGTTGATCCGGTCGGTGACGAAGTGGTGGGCCCGGCTGGCCCGACCACCGCCACACGGATGGACAAGTTCACCCGTCAGATCCTTGAGCAGACCGGCCTTTTGGGCATGATCGGCAAGTCCGAGCGCGGCCCGACCGCCATCGACGCGATCAAGGACAACAAGGCTGTGTATCTGATGGCCGTCGGCGGTGCCGCTTACCTGGTGGCGCAAGCGATCAAGAAGTCCAAGGTTCTGGCGTTCGCCGAACTGGGCATGGAAGCGATCTACGAGTTCGAGGTCAAGGACATGCCGGTCACCGTTGCGGTGGACAGCAAAGGTGAATCGGTACACATCACCGGTCCTGCGATCTGGCAACAAAAGATCAGCGAAAGCCTGGCGGTGGAAGTGCAGTAA